From Rhododendron vialii isolate Sample 1 chromosome 10a, ASM3025357v1, the proteins below share one genomic window:
- the LOC131302967 gene encoding uncharacterized protein LOC131302967: MVVAARRIRPYFQAHSIKVLIDQPLRRVLHCPETSGRLIQWSIELGKFDIEYKPRIAIKAQVLADFLVEYTYPKPEELPKEEPKPWILQVDKSTTREACRASLILTSPKAKSDSQLVVGQVLGEYTMKEEVMQKYLSKVKPQVAKLKSLNVVRIPREENIEVDYLAKLATAKEDMPFHRMHQYGPIVDYITNGTLPDDKVKARQLKIRAAKYLMMGDVLYMRSFSLPYLRCLTMAKSAQAMEEVHQGCQRFANIIHGSPTVLSPMKGPWPFTQWGVDLIGPLPMAAGQVQHAIIAVDYFTKWVEAKALATITAEVIIDFLWKFIISHFGLPRVIVTDRGKQFDNTQFKAYCISKGIHVHYASKAHPKANGQITPRTATGETPYSFAFGAEAVVPIEIELFNYRTASTDHQENQEDLRAELDLLEETRETAMAKVAMYQQRMVKYHDAQVRPRDFRASDLVLRKVDPTGKKVGKLGPN; the protein is encoded by the exons ATGGTGGTAGCAGCTAGACGGATACGGCCATACTTTCAGGCTCACTCAATAAAGGTGCTGATAGATCAACCGCTTCGAAGGGTTCTCCATTGCCCAGAAACTTCAGGCCGATTAATTCAGTGGTCAATAGAGCTTGGCAAGTTTGATATAGAGTACAAGCCAAGAATTGCCATCAAAGCACAAGTGCTTGCAGATTTCCTTGTAGAATACACATATCCAAAACCTGAAGAGCTCCCCAAAGAAGAACCTAAACCTTGGATTCTCCAGGTTGACAAATCAACAACCAGAGAAGCATGCAGGGCTAGTTTAATTTTAACATCCCCAAAAG CCAAAAGTGACTCACAGTTGGTTGTAGGACAAGTCCTAGGAGAATACACTATGAAAGAGGAGGTAATGCAAAAGTACTTGAGTAAAGTGAAGCCCCAAGTTGCAAAGCTGAAAAGCTTAAATGTAGTCAGGattccaagagaggaaaatattGAAGTTGATTATTTGGCAAAGCTGGCCACGGCCAAAGAGGATATGCCATTCCACAGAATGCACCAGTACG GCCCCATAGTTGACTACATAACCAACGGGACCTTACCAGACGATAAGGTCAAAGCTAGGCAGCTCAAGATCAGAGCTGCAAAATACCTGATGATGGGAGATGTGCTATACATGAGGAGCTTCTCATTACCATACCTTAGATGTCTGACCATGGCAAAATCTGCACAGGCTATGGAAGAAGTCCACCAAGGA TGCCAGCGCTTTGCAAACATCATTCATGGATCCCCCACAGTCCTAAGTCCAATGAAAGGACCTTGGCCATTCACCCAGTGGGGAGTAGACCTAATTGGTCCACTTCCAATGGCAGCAGGCCAGGTCCAGCATGCCATTATAGCTGTAGATTACTTTACGAAGTGGGTTGAAGCTAAGGCACTGGCCACAATCACAGCAGAAGTTATAATTGATTTCTTGTGGAAGTTTATTATTAGCCATTTTGGGTTACCACGAGTGATAGTCACAGACCGAGGAAAGCAATTTGATAATACTCAGTTCAAAGCGTACTGTATTTCCAAGGGAATACACGTACATTATGCCTCCAAGGCTCACCCAAAAGCCAATGGACAG ATAACACCTCGAACTGCAACTGGAGAAACTCCATACTCCTTTGCATTTGGGGCTGAAGCAGTAGTCCCAATTGAAATTGAACTCTTCAATTACAGGACCGCAAGCACAGATCACCAAGAAAACCAGGAAGATCTAAGGGCTGAGCTGGATCTCTTGGAAGAAACAAGGGAAACAGCAATGGCCAAAGTAGCCATGTACCAGCAAAGAATGGTCAAGTACCATGACGCCCAGGTTAGGCCAAGAGATTTTCGAGCTAGTGACCTAGTCCTAAGGAAAGTTGATCCGACTGGAAAGAAGGTGGGCAAACTTGGCCCAAATTGA
- the LOC131302968 gene encoding uncharacterized protein LOC131302968, with protein MVEELVQNTDSPFTPEVMELLLPRKFKMPQLETFNGSADPLDHLETYKSLMHLQVVPDEMMCQAFQVALKGSARAWFNKLPPGSIRSFKELSTSFVSYFIAGTVSIPLISRTAQNSGRAYAQKHMNAKEVIYARRSRDGFDPQTGPSQVGEFPPADKRRRQAARKTGGKPKNKTVDSRSSSRRRGTGGPPQGRRAKDKYCKFHKDHGHNTNDCINLKQQIEDLIQRGRLQHFVTKKYQKQPRREDTSKEGRYGTIPRSGPNGEIKVIHGGFAGRGESGNARKAHLRKLRTEEHLEVNTVGRPSKFQKKEEIPIIFSEEDIKGVQIPHYDPLVITNVMANYLTRRVLIDSGSSVDILYLLAYDQLKVGRERLRPMTSPLFGFAEGIGCIRGVQKASRECYVTSLRGANTTMSIKSLDTRDEERLQHGEPVEELTEEPLEPGLKGKTVRIGIGLSPEARAELL; from the exons ATGGTAGAAGAGTTGGTGCAGAATACAGATTCACCTTTTACACCCGAAGTCATGGAGCTGCTTCTTCCACGGAAGTTCAAAATGCCCCAGTTAGAGACGTTCAATGGCTCCGCGGATCCATTGGATCATTTAGAAACATACAAATCTCTAATGCATCTACAAGTGGTACCAGATGAAATGATGTGCCAGGCATTCCAAGTCGCCCTCAAGGGAAGTGCACGAGCATGGTTCAACAAGCTCCCACCGGGAAGCATACGTAGCTTTAAAGAGCTTAGCACAAGCTTTGTAAGCTACTTCATCGCTGG GACAGTTTCTATACCTCTTATCTCAAGAACTGCCCAAAACTCTGGTAGAGCTTATGCTCAGAAGCACATGAATGCAAAAGAAGTTATTTACGCAAGACGTTCACGTGACGGATTTGATCCTCAAACAGGACCATCACAGGTTGGCGAATTCCCTCCAGCAGATAAAAGGAGGAGACAAGCTGCCCGCAAGACGGGAGGCAAACCAAAGAATAAGACGGTGGACTCAAGATCTTCCTCGAGGCGGAGAGGAACTGGAGGTCCACCCCAAGGCAG GAGAGCTAAGGACAAGTACTGCAAATTCCACAAGGACCATGGCCACAACACGAATGATTGTATTAACCTAAAGCAGCAGATCGAGGATCTGATCCAAAGAGGGAGACTTCAACATTTTGTAACGAAGAAGTATCAAAAACAACCTAGAAGGGAAGATACAAGCAAGGAAGGTAGATATGGCACAATACCCCGCTCAGGTCCCAATGGAGAGATCAAGGTCATCCACGGAGGATTTGCTGGACGTGGAGAGTCAGGCAATGCCAGGAAAGCTCACCTAAGGAAGCTAAGAACAGAGGAACATTTGGAAGTCAACACAGTTGGCCGTCCAAGcaaatttcagaaaaaggaggaaatacCTATTATTTTCTCTGAAGAAGACATCAAGGGAGTTCAGATCCCTCATTATGACCCCCTGGTTATAACCAATGTCATGGCAAACTACCTCACACGCAGAGTACTGATTGACAGCGGAAGCTCAGTCGATATCCTCTACCTCCTCGCGTATGACCAACTAAAGGTTGGACGAGAAAGGCTAAGGCCTATGACATCACCATTATTTGGATTTGCAG AAGGAATTGGTTGCATAAGGGGAGTCCAGAAAGCATCACGAGAATGTTATGTCACCTCACTTAGAGGTGCTAACACCACAATGAGCATAAAAAGTCTTGATACACGAGATGAAGAAAGGCTCCAACATGGAGAACCCGTGGAAGAGCTAACTGAAGAACCCCTAGAGCCAGGACTAAAGGGAAAAACAGTAAGGATTGGCATTGGATTGAGCCCAGAAGCACGAGCTGAGCTGCTGTAG